Proteins encoded in a region of the Puntigrus tetrazona isolate hp1 chromosome 12, ASM1883169v1, whole genome shotgun sequence genome:
- the mrpl27 gene encoding 39S ribosomal protein L27, mitochondrial, translating into MAALASLMLQSRACILFSQSPTVVLTRFASKKSGGSSKNLGGKSAGRRHGYKKQDGNFVHAGNILATQRKGLMRWQPGAHVGIGTNKTLYALEDGTVRFTKEVYIPLPRSAEAREVIPKLPKGAVLYKTFINVIPVKQENKFKLVEMV; encoded by the exons ATGGCGGCGCTCGCGTCCTTGATGCTGCAATCTAGAGCCT GTATTCTGTTCAGTCAGTCGCCCACAGTTGTACTGACGAGATTTGCTTCAAAGAAATCAGGAGGGAGCAGCAAAAACTTGGGAGGGAAGAGTGCTGGCCGCAGACATGGTTACAAGAAACAAGATG GAAACTTTGTACATGCGGGCAACATCCTTGCTACGCAACGCAAGGGTCTAATGCGCTGGCAGCCTGGAGCTCAT GTTGGTATTGGAACCAATAAAACACTTTATGCCCTAGAGGATGGTACTGTCAGATTCACCAAGGAGGTGTACATTCCTCTGCCACGAAGTGCTGAAGCTAGAGAAGTGATCCCAAAACTTCCCAAGGGTGCTGTTTTGTACAAGACCTTTATTAATGTCATTCCTGTAAAACAGGAGAATAAATTTAAACTAGTGGAAATGGTATAA
- the eme1 gene encoding crossover junction endonuclease EME1: MTCIGRPGFILSDSDSSDSEELPVFDFSQSKSRQPNLVDLDSSDSEMAPVAHPLSSLEVHASAGAARSDMLMVSSDSEEEEEAMIPLAVRLKQKQLGVGTAAISAEETRASNMVSNGCSRLLNVPERHINHETQPVERNKICSNITRQCSSNKDAPYLTKEPPPEAENGAYLAKRKKNPAEVEAARQEALRKRAMREHQQEEKERLRMEKKALADAVKALRPEECIKHTVVTVDPGLLQLEGGGALLTSLHAMGCNCAIEKQSLPRSVTWARRSPCPQTGETMTIPDLNTIIQVPVDDFVTMINNYCKKQCNSVLTESGISLTAWIQGLMKRNPGRTLSLVVIDLEKYYRGQNSKCQKKYREAVLGEEKNVGLQGGQKKRRKKDDINQLPEVSRVQVEEALVDLQLQTGVQVRFLSTWKDFTDYITMLTKAVAEAPFKREREKTGFTFCLESEWAGGQKVDRSGNGLLQVWKRQIQQLNRVSPDMASAILSAYPSPRLLAQAYARCKSEHEKVGLLSEILIRRGEGVTSTTRRVGPELSKRLFLLMISHDAHQPLDSAV, from the exons ATGACCTGCATCGGTAGACCTGGATTCATCTTAAGTGACAGTGACTCCAGTGATTCAGAGGAGCTGCCTGTGTTTGATTTCTCACAGTCGAAATCCAGACAGCCCAACTTGGTAGATTTAGACAGTTCAGACTCAGAAATGGCTCCTGTTGCTCATCCACTTTCATCTCTGGAGGTCCACGCCTCTGCTGGAGCTGCTAGAAGTGACATGTTGATGGTCAGTAGTGAcagtgaagaggaggaggaggccaTGATTCCCTTAGCTGTAagactgaaacaaaaacagcttgGTGTGGGTACAGCAGCCATCAGTGCAGAAGAGACCCGGGCTTCCAATATGGTTTCCAATGGATGTTCCCGCCTCTTAAATGTTCCAGAGCGTCATATCAACCACGAGACCCAGCCGGTGGAACGTAACAAAATCTGTAGCAATATAACGAGGCAGTGCAGCTCAAACAAGGACGCACCGTACCTCACAAAAGAACCTCCACCTGAAGCGGAGAATGGTGCTTACCTGGCCAAACGCAAGAAAAACCCAGCAGAAGTGGAGGCTGCCAGACAGGAAGCCCTGAGGAAAAGAGCAATGCGAGAGCATCAGCaggaagagaaggagagatTGAGGATGGAGAAGAAAGCCTTGGCTGATGCTGTGAAAGCCCTAAGGCCAGAGGAGTGCATCAAACACACGGTGGTGACGGTCGACCCGG GCCTACTGCAGCTGGAAGGTGGCGGCGCTCTCCTGACTTCCCTGCATGCCATGGGCTGCAACTGTGCCATAGAGAAGCAGTCTCTTCCTCGTAGTGTCACCTGGGCAAGACGCTCACCCTGCCCTCAG ACTGGTGAGACGATGACCATTCCAGACTTAAATACTATAATACAAGTTCCTGTGGATGACTTTGTAACTATGATTAATAACTACTGCAAG aaGCAATGCAATAGTGTGTTGACAGAAAGTGGCATATCTCTGACCGCCTGGATCCAAGGACTTATGAAAAGAAACCCAGGCAGAACTCTCAGTCTGGTCGTGATTGACCTAGAGAAGTACTACAG AGGCCAAAATTCTAAATGTCAGAAGAAATATCGAGAGGCAGTGCTGGGCGAGGAGAAGAATGTGGGACTTCAGGGAGggcagaaaaagagaagaaagaaagacgatATCAATCAGCTTCCTGAGGTCTCGCGAGTGCAGGTGGAGGAG GCTTTGGTAGACCTGCAGCTGCAAACTGGGGTGCAGGTTCGCTTCCTCTCTACCTGGAAAGACTTCACTGATTATATTACCATGTTAACCAAAGCAGTAGCCGAGGCACCATTCAA GCGGGAGCGAGAGAAGACGGGATTCACGTTTTGTTTGGAGAGTGAGTGGGCAGGGGGTCAGAAGGTGGACCGCTCAGGGAACGGCCTTCTGCAAGTTTGGAAGAGACAAATACAGCAGCTGAACCGCGTCAGCCCTGATATGGCCAGTGCTATACTTAGTGCCTACCCCTCTCCTCGGCTTCTTGCTCAG GCATATGCACGGTGCAAATCAGAACATGAAAAAGTCGGTCTGCTGTCAGAAATACTTATTCGCCGTGGAGAAGGTGTGACATCTACAACCCGCAGAGTTGGTCCAGAGCTTTCCAaacgactctttcttttgatgaTCTCACATGATGCCCATCAGCCACTTGATTCTGCTGTATAG